In Spirochaeta thermophila DSM 6578, the following proteins share a genomic window:
- a CDS encoding TM2 domain-containing protein — translation MYYSLPIAYLLWFVSGFGVLGLHRIYLGKIGTGILYMCTFGLGAVGAVYDFFTLPYQVEEANRRRQIEDILSHSMGSAGGPRPADRKRERLERTILRLARAGNGVTSPAEVALEADIPIEKARAALDALVEKGFAELRVKKTGVIVYVFPEFVKDPSRLDIEEV, via the coding sequence ATGTACTATTCCTTGCCGATTGCCTACCTTCTCTGGTTCGTCTCCGGTTTCGGGGTTCTCGGACTCCATCGCATCTATCTCGGGAAGATCGGCACGGGGATCCTCTACATGTGTACCTTCGGTCTCGGCGCGGTCGGGGCTGTGTACGACTTCTTCACCCTTCCCTATCAGGTCGAGGAAGCCAACAGACGGAGGCAGATCGAGGACATACTCTCGCATTCCATGGGATCCGCTGGAGGCCCTCGTCCTGCGGACAGGAAGAGAGAGCGACTCGAGCGGACCATCCTGCGGCTCGCTCGCGCGGGGAACGGGGTCACCTCCCCTGCAGAGGTCGCCCTCGAGGCAGACATCCCCATAGAGAAGGCTCGGGCCGCGCTCGATGCATTGGTGGAGAAGGGGTTCGCGGAACTCAGGGTGAAGAAGACGGGGGTGATCGTCTACGTCTTCCCCGAATTCGTGAAGGATCCCTCGAGGCTCGACATCGAGGAGGTGTGA
- a CDS encoding OmpA family protein, which yields MRRLTVALYLGIIAGSLLGLEFRYKLEPGEAYRVISRVSEKVRYGQIEYANTFLNRIAIEVTKREGERVFCEARFVTAAQVGIGWDVYSMEREYESRYWLSPSGKVEIAPEYVMPVVRDVPLFPEEDVQPGDSWVAQGEEVHDFEELGLTRPFRFPILVRYTYEGEVDWKGRRLHLLKVEYPVFHEPSVPDPSPMAPVRIHGYSRQRHYWDAERGMLVYYEEEFAFVLTLKTGDVYEFTGTADAEVVWASPLDREKVREEVEAAIEDLQIPDAEVETSEEGVTIRLENIQFPPDSAVLLPEEQEKLRKIAQILSRYPERDLLVEGHTALAGTPEGRLALSIERAKAVADFLMKLGVRRPEQIVIQGYGATRPIADNATEAGRSRNRRVEITILEN from the coding sequence ATGCGACGTCTCACAGTGGCACTCTATCTCGGCATCATCGCAGGCAGCCTGCTGGGACTCGAGTTCCGTTACAAACTCGAACCCGGTGAAGCGTACCGGGTGATCTCACGGGTTTCCGAGAAGGTCCGTTACGGACAGATCGAGTACGCCAACACCTTCCTCAACAGGATCGCGATAGAGGTGACGAAGCGGGAAGGGGAACGTGTCTTCTGTGAGGCCCGCTTCGTCACCGCGGCTCAGGTGGGTATCGGCTGGGACGTGTACTCCATGGAACGCGAGTACGAAAGCCGGTACTGGCTCTCGCCTTCGGGGAAGGTGGAGATCGCTCCCGAGTACGTGATGCCCGTGGTGCGCGATGTCCCCCTCTTTCCGGAGGAGGACGTACAGCCGGGTGACTCCTGGGTGGCGCAGGGCGAGGAGGTGCACGATTTCGAGGAACTGGGCCTCACCCGGCCGTTCCGATTCCCCATACTGGTCCGGTACACCTATGAGGGGGAAGTGGACTGGAAAGGGCGGCGCCTCCATCTCCTCAAAGTTGAGTACCCGGTCTTCCATGAGCCTTCCGTACCCGATCCCTCGCCGATGGCCCCCGTCCGTATCCATGGCTATTCGAGGCAGAGGCACTACTGGGATGCGGAGCGCGGGATGCTCGTGTACTACGAAGAGGAGTTCGCCTTCGTGCTCACCCTCAAGACGGGGGATGTCTACGAGTTCACCGGCACCGCGGACGCCGAGGTGGTGTGGGCCTCTCCTCTCGACAGGGAGAAGGTGAGGGAAGAGGTGGAGGCCGCGATAGAGGACCTCCAGATCCCCGATGCGGAGGTCGAGACATCAGAGGAGGGGGTGACGATCCGCCTCGAGAACATCCAGTTTCCTCCCGATTCGGCGGTGCTGCTCCCCGAGGAACAGGAGAAGCTCCGAAAGATCGCACAGATCCTCTCCCGCTATCCGGAGAGGGACCTCCTCGTGGAGGGACATACCGCCCTCGCCGGGACTCCCGAAGGCCGTCTCGCTCTTTCCATCGAGCGGGCGAAGGCGGTGGCCGACTTCCTCATGAAGCTGGGGGTGAGACGTCCTGAGCAGATCGTCATACAAGGATACGGTGCCACCCGCCCCATCGCGGACAACGCCACCGAAGCGGGACGCAGCCGCAACAGGCGGGTGGAGATCACGATCCTCGAGAATTGA
- a CDS encoding antibiotic biosynthesis monooxygenase, giving the protein MIVRIITIQVAPSKEKEFEEVTRRNHRGSVQEPGVLRFDVLRSLDTPGKYVLYEVYTDEGATKAHKETEHYKEWKEAAETLTAGPRSGEAFAVIAPEDPEKWRS; this is encoded by the coding sequence ATGATCGTTCGTATCATCACCATCCAGGTGGCCCCCAGCAAAGAGAAGGAATTCGAGGAGGTCACGAGACGGAACCACCGAGGCTCTGTCCAGGAACCGGGAGTTCTTCGGTTCGACGTGCTCAGGAGCCTCGACACTCCGGGGAAGTACGTGCTCTACGAGGTCTACACGGACGAGGGGGCCACGAAGGCCCACAAGGAGACGGAGCACTACAAGGAATGGAAGGAGGCGGCGGAGACCCTCACCGCAGGGCCCCGATCGGGAGAGGCCTTCGCGGTGATCGCACCGGAGGATCCGGAAAAGTGGCGGTCATGA